One region of Terricaulis silvestris genomic DNA includes:
- a CDS encoding lasso peptide biosynthesis B2 protein produces MRLRWVFALTPEALDDLISAVLRKEDVSWLCAVQPEIDAAFVRRASDHGVVPLLNERLAGRSDWPASIKAALRHETLAQAMWELRHHQVLTLLFQAFAGRGVEPVVFKGAALAYDLYANPVLRTRGDADIIVASEDLEDCRDTLRSQGFRLDPALPGEFVSHQESWTLLGPDGDTHSIDLHRRINNSEVLSSLFSYAELRGVACPIPKFCVGAMRASRVHALLIACMHRLTHRHAPYYSDGVALYGGDRLIWVYDFHVLASALTGAEWAELVSIAREKGLASVCLEALHLSEARFNTNFPEHVRAQLSRPGADERASVYLRSSSAQQLQLDFFALRGVGAKLQFVREVTLPPPDYMRSKYAGASFSLLPWLYVRRVIEGAGKRLLGPRSLDRAARPTHKRRIVLWGELAWWERLLLARLVVLLALIGTSLRVIGYSKTRASLERLSSPHSDTLNSDATNAEAIGRIARLVSIAANHGLYRAKCLPQSLALWWLLRRRGTRAELRFGVRRERDELDAHAWVEFDGVVLNGDARATERFAVLETS; encoded by the coding sequence TTGCGGCTCCGTTGGGTCTTCGCGTTGACGCCCGAAGCACTGGACGATCTGATAAGCGCGGTCCTTCGCAAGGAGGACGTCTCGTGGCTGTGCGCGGTTCAACCCGAAATCGACGCGGCATTTGTTCGGCGTGCGAGCGACCATGGCGTTGTGCCGTTGCTGAACGAGCGCTTGGCTGGACGCTCCGATTGGCCAGCTTCAATCAAAGCGGCGCTTCGTCATGAGACCTTGGCTCAGGCCATGTGGGAATTGCGCCATCATCAGGTGTTGACGTTGCTGTTTCAGGCGTTCGCCGGTCGCGGCGTCGAGCCGGTGGTCTTTAAGGGCGCAGCACTGGCCTACGACCTCTACGCCAACCCAGTTTTGAGGACACGCGGGGACGCCGACATCATCGTCGCCTCAGAGGACCTCGAGGATTGTCGTGACACGCTCCGGTCGCAAGGGTTTCGCCTCGATCCGGCGTTACCCGGAGAGTTTGTGAGCCATCAGGAGAGTTGGACGCTGCTCGGCCCCGATGGGGACACGCATTCAATCGACCTCCACCGCAGGATCAACAATTCGGAAGTGTTGTCTTCGCTTTTTAGCTACGCCGAACTTCGCGGCGTTGCCTGCCCAATTCCAAAATTTTGTGTTGGCGCCATGAGGGCAAGTCGCGTGCACGCGCTGCTTATCGCTTGCATGCATCGGCTGACCCATAGGCATGCGCCGTATTATTCCGACGGGGTTGCCCTTTATGGCGGCGACCGGTTGATCTGGGTTTATGACTTTCACGTGCTTGCAAGTGCTCTCACGGGCGCTGAGTGGGCTGAACTCGTCTCAATCGCGCGGGAAAAAGGGCTGGCCTCTGTGTGTTTGGAAGCGCTGCATCTATCGGAAGCACGCTTCAATACCAATTTTCCCGAGCACGTTCGCGCTCAGTTGTCGCGCCCCGGCGCCGATGAACGCGCGTCGGTCTATTTGAGGAGTTCGTCGGCGCAACAGTTACAGTTGGATTTTTTTGCGCTCAGAGGTGTTGGAGCGAAGCTCCAGTTCGTTCGAGAAGTCACGCTGCCGCCTCCGGACTACATGCGCTCGAAGTATGCCGGCGCCTCGTTTTCATTGCTGCCCTGGCTTTATGTGCGCCGTGTGATCGAAGGCGCGGGCAAACGGCTCTTGGGTCCAAGGTCGCTCGATCGCGCCGCGCGCCCAACACATAAAAGGCGCATCGTGCTATGGGGAGAATTGGCCTGGTGGGAGCGCTTGCTGCTTGCGCGCCTTGTAGTGCTGCTGGCCTTGATCGGCACGAGCTTGCGCGTGATCGGATATAGCAAAACCCGCGCTTCGCTTGAACGCCTTTCTTCACCGCACTCAGACACACTCAATAGCGATGCGACGAATGCGGAGGCAATCGGGCGAATCGCCCGCCTGGTGAGCATTGCCGCCAATCATGGTCTTTATCGTGCAAAGTGTCTGCCCCAATCGCTGGCGCTTTGGTGGCTGTTGCGGCGCCGCGGAACGCGGGCGGAATTAAGGTTCGGCGTGCGTCGCGAACGCGACGAACTCGAT
- a CDS encoding transglutaminase-like cysteine peptidase, producing the protein MPAPLGALDYCARLPADCGQIDQDDLLTRNGVVGAPSLPPSSNRRDALQASAFRAMMAARFAPPQSHLGSTRMEMSLTDVRWEELRQVNRTINRSIRPATDLTTYGVEEYWNRPLVASDRGARGDCDDYALEKRARLIALGWTPDMVALAIAMAPRVGLHAVLIVQTNHGDFVLDNLADEPRALSQLRYGWISRQSGSGLITWAAAYRSDVTTQRPRAVQLVDASPEDAFHRMMGERLSARGATAFAPGQTPVSEPAAIAADIARGRR; encoded by the coding sequence ATGCCGGCGCCCCTGGGGGCCTTAGATTATTGCGCGCGGCTGCCCGCTGATTGCGGCCAGATCGATCAGGACGATCTGCTTACGCGCAATGGCGTTGTCGGCGCGCCGTCTCTTCCGCCTTCCTCGAACCGGCGCGACGCACTCCAAGCGTCAGCGTTCCGCGCCATGATGGCGGCTCGCTTTGCGCCCCCTCAAAGTCATCTGGGTTCGACGCGAATGGAAATGTCGCTGACGGACGTGCGCTGGGAGGAGCTGCGTCAGGTTAATCGCACGATCAACCGCAGCATTCGCCCCGCCACCGATCTCACCACTTATGGCGTCGAGGAGTACTGGAATAGACCCCTGGTCGCGAGCGATCGGGGCGCTAGAGGCGATTGCGACGACTACGCTTTAGAGAAGCGAGCGCGCTTGATCGCACTGGGTTGGACGCCGGACATGGTCGCCTTAGCAATCGCGATGGCGCCGCGCGTGGGCTTGCACGCCGTCTTGATTGTGCAAACCAACCACGGAGACTTTGTGTTGGATAATCTCGCCGACGAGCCGCGAGCGCTGTCGCAGCTCCGTTATGGCTGGATTTCGCGCCAGTCCGGCTCTGGTTTGATAACATGGGCCGCCGCTTATCGGTCTGATGTGACAACCCAGCGGCCACGGGCGGTCCAATTGGTTGACGCAAGTCCAGAGGATGCATTTCACCGAATGATGGGTGAGCGATTGAGCGCGCGCGGGGCGACGGCGTTTGCACCGGGGCAAACGCCGGTGTCTGAGCCCGCAGCGATCGCTGCTGACATCGCCCGCGGGCGACGCTAG
- a CDS encoding GumC family protein → MISITRGAEDFREQSVGPEEDQGAQIKRVYGVFMRRWRVMLAVAVVVYAAVVANTMLSPKIYTATALIMVNPAGQQVLSQDQTINTGPSYEDAAVESEIEVLTSIALSARLVEAMQLERDPEWNGALRPPGPVASALAPIRALISNDGADVEPRVRDIEAEREGIAAAFNGALSVKRRGFSYAIELSLDSRNPRRAAELLNRLTEVYLQMQTEARFEASQRANDWLSHRLEELRQEVQAKEQAAETFRSQNGLSLAAGGGANQTPQSAEVQTMMVSARADLAEKDARLRQVRRLLETGGSAESLATTLNSPVVGELRSRETDLAQRVAELRQRYSAEHPTILAAESELENVRQRIQLEVSRITASLQNEVEIARARLNTLQGSFGGVAGSNDDDNGAVIHYRELLRDATAARSVHESFLQRFHEVADQGDLPIATSRILSAARTPGAPSKPNLSRAMLVALVFAGMCGAGIGFLIEMLDASIASAEDAERKLNVAAIASVPVLRPRDLSGIAPHRRKPADYLVDKPASGFAEAFRVLKTSLMHARVDRRLKVLAVTSAVPAEGKTTVSLCLARIAAMSGQRVILVDCDLRRHSLSEAVGVSPSLGLLDVLSGGSDWRGAAVQDPESAAQLLAVLPSRFNPRDVFDSVAMEQLLDDLRAHFDLVVLDCPPVLAVAETRTVAKLADLTLMVVRSDKTPTTAARMAIREISQAGADIGGVALNWVNPRRRGGYGDTLYYSYASSYYHS, encoded by the coding sequence ATGATCTCGATCACAAGGGGCGCAGAAGACTTTCGCGAGCAATCGGTCGGACCAGAGGAAGATCAAGGCGCGCAAATCAAGCGTGTCTACGGCGTGTTTATGCGGCGCTGGCGCGTCATGCTGGCGGTTGCGGTCGTGGTTTATGCAGCCGTCGTCGCAAACACGATGCTCAGCCCCAAAATTTATACAGCCACAGCATTGATCATGGTGAATCCGGCCGGTCAGCAGGTGCTCTCGCAAGATCAAACCATCAACACAGGGCCCTCCTACGAGGATGCGGCGGTCGAGTCGGAAATCGAAGTGCTGACTTCGATTGCGTTGAGCGCCCGGCTGGTTGAGGCGATGCAACTGGAACGGGATCCCGAATGGAATGGCGCGCTGCGTCCTCCAGGACCAGTGGCGTCGGCGCTGGCGCCCATCAGGGCGCTGATTTCAAATGACGGCGCAGACGTTGAGCCGCGGGTTCGCGACATCGAGGCAGAGCGCGAAGGCATAGCAGCAGCGTTCAACGGCGCCCTGTCGGTAAAACGAAGGGGCTTCAGCTACGCCATCGAGCTTTCGCTCGACTCGCGCAACCCGCGCCGCGCCGCCGAGCTGCTCAACCGATTAACCGAAGTCTATCTGCAAATGCAGACTGAAGCCCGATTTGAGGCCTCGCAGCGCGCCAACGATTGGTTGTCACACCGGCTCGAAGAGTTGCGCCAAGAGGTGCAAGCCAAGGAGCAAGCGGCCGAGACCTTCAGGAGCCAAAACGGATTGTCGTTAGCCGCTGGCGGCGGCGCTAACCAAACGCCGCAATCGGCGGAAGTGCAGACCATGATGGTCTCCGCGCGCGCGGACCTGGCTGAAAAAGATGCGCGTTTGCGGCAAGTACGGCGTTTGCTAGAAACCGGCGGCTCGGCGGAATCGCTTGCGACGACACTAAATTCGCCGGTCGTGGGAGAACTTAGATCCCGCGAGACGGATTTGGCGCAGCGCGTCGCCGAGTTGCGGCAGCGTTATTCCGCCGAGCACCCCACCATACTTGCCGCCGAAAGCGAACTCGAAAATGTGCGCCAGCGGATCCAACTCGAAGTTAGCCGCATCACCGCGAGCCTGCAAAACGAAGTGGAAATTGCGCGCGCGCGTTTGAATACATTGCAGGGGAGTTTCGGCGGCGTCGCCGGCTCTAACGATGACGACAATGGCGCTGTCATCCACTACCGGGAATTGCTGCGTGACGCTACGGCGGCGCGGTCCGTACATGAAAGCTTCCTACAACGCTTCCACGAGGTCGCCGATCAGGGCGATTTGCCAATCGCCACCTCGCGCATCCTGTCCGCTGCGCGGACACCGGGCGCGCCGAGCAAGCCCAACCTGTCACGTGCCATGCTGGTGGCCTTAGTGTTTGCAGGCATGTGCGGCGCCGGTATTGGCTTTCTGATCGAGATGCTCGACGCGTCGATTGCCAGCGCCGAGGACGCAGAACGCAAACTCAATGTCGCAGCGATCGCTTCGGTGCCGGTGTTAAGACCACGCGATCTCTCCGGAATTGCTCCACATCGCCGCAAGCCTGCCGATTATTTGGTGGACAAACCCGCCTCGGGGTTCGCCGAAGCGTTCCGCGTGCTGAAGACCTCGCTCATGCATGCGCGCGTGGATCGTCGGCTGAAAGTGTTGGCCGTCACGTCTGCGGTGCCAGCCGAGGGCAAAACCACGGTTTCGCTTTGCCTTGCGCGGATCGCCGCGATGTCGGGCCAACGTGTCATCTTGGTCGATTGCGACTTGCGCCGGCACTCCTTGAGCGAAGCGGTCGGCGTCAGTCCAAGCCTTGGTCTGCTCGACGTGCTGTCAGGCGGGAGCGATTGGCGGGGCGCCGCGGTGCAAGACCCCGAGAGTGCAGCGCAATTATTGGCGGTGTTGCCCTCCAGGTTTAATCCCCGAGACGTGTTCGACTCGGTGGCGATGGAGCAGTTGCTGGACGATTTGCGCGCCCATTTCGATCTTGTCGTTCTCGATTGCCCGCCAGTGTTGGCGGTTGCGGAGACGCGCACCGTGGCCAAACTCGCGGATCTGACCTTGATGGTGGTGCGCAGCGACAAGACGCCGACAACGGCGGCGCGAATGGCGATCCGGGAAATCTCGCAGGCAGGGGCCGACATTGGTGGCGTGGCGCTGAATTGGGTGAACCCGCGGCGCCGCGGCGGCTATGGCGATACGCTTTATTACAGTTACGCGAGCAGCTATTATCACAGCTGA
- a CDS encoding outer membrane beta-barrel protein, with protein sequence MKKVEINLPVMAAALGWSFSAGAQDDNVSVRGRPKPEYDASGISVGTFKLYPEMTLSAEYDDNIFATQTDPQEDLVFNVSPSLTLASQWSVHELNLALTAHSRSYNEFSQNDTTDYGIAANGRLDVLRDLRVQGGASYGEATEPLSRSPTSLPLAEPIKYTNTSANLELVKEFSTVRVSTGARYSAADYEDGVLFDLSPVDQDDRDRTVLGATLRVDVAVSPATSLFASVSGNQREYDREPPDVLVNRNSEGYEALVGASFEVTSAVSGEIGVGYLNQTYEDPAVGETSGLAVRADLQWNPDDLVTVSLSAAREVADAGAEGAASYVANNINVGLDYEWRRNVVLSVNAGYSVDDYNGVDREDTRWDGRVRAEYLANSGVAFYVEAGHYEQRSEGLQLGREYDVDRATVGIRLRR encoded by the coding sequence ATGAAAAAAGTCGAGATCAATTTGCCAGTGATGGCGGCGGCGCTTGGTTGGAGCTTCAGCGCTGGCGCTCAAGACGATAACGTCAGCGTGCGCGGGCGCCCAAAGCCTGAGTATGACGCCTCCGGCATCAGCGTCGGCACCTTCAAGCTTTATCCTGAAATGACGCTGAGCGCAGAGTACGACGACAACATCTTCGCAACGCAGACCGATCCCCAGGAAGACCTCGTCTTCAATGTCTCGCCGAGCCTCACTTTGGCGTCGCAATGGAGTGTTCACGAGCTCAACCTGGCGCTGACAGCGCACTCGCGTTCCTATAACGAGTTTAGTCAAAACGACACGACCGACTACGGAATCGCCGCCAACGGCCGACTTGATGTGTTGCGTGACCTCCGCGTGCAGGGCGGGGCGAGCTACGGCGAGGCGACAGAGCCGCTGTCGCGTTCTCCAACGTCCTTGCCGCTCGCAGAGCCGATCAAATACACAAACACCTCAGCCAATCTTGAGTTGGTCAAGGAATTCAGCACGGTGCGCGTCTCGACGGGAGCGAGATACTCGGCCGCCGATTACGAAGATGGCGTGCTGTTTGATTTGTCGCCGGTTGACCAGGATGACCGCGACCGCACCGTCTTGGGGGCGACGTTGCGTGTCGATGTCGCGGTCAGTCCCGCCACTTCGCTTTTTGCCTCCGTGTCGGGCAACCAACGCGAATACGATCGCGAACCGCCGGATGTGCTCGTGAACCGGAATTCTGAGGGTTATGAAGCGCTGGTAGGCGCCAGTTTCGAGGTGACGAGCGCCGTCAGCGGCGAGATCGGTGTTGGGTATTTGAACCAGACTTATGAGGATCCCGCCGTAGGCGAGACCTCCGGCCTCGCGGTTCGCGCCGACCTGCAATGGAATCCCGATGACCTCGTCACGGTGAGCTTGAGCGCCGCGCGCGAAGTCGCCGACGCCGGCGCTGAGGGTGCGGCGAGCTATGTCGCCAACAATATAAATGTGGGCCTGGATTACGAGTGGCGGCGCAACGTGGTGCTTAGCGTTAATGCCGGTTACAGCGTCGATGACTATAACGGCGTCGACCGCGAAGACACGCGTTGGGATGGCCGCGTGAGGGCCGAATATCTGGCGAACAGCGGCGTCGCGTTCTACGTCGAGGCAGGCCATTACGAGCAACGCTCTGAGGGACTGCAGTTGGGAAGAGAATATGATGTCGATCGCGCTACGGTCGGGATAAGGCTGCGCCGCTAG
- a CDS encoding O-antigen ligase family protein translates to MDALIRRLQEINVGALGVLVILFTALLAEGANSAVRASLMAAVLLVALMIGVAGAPRRDLASVLSANRLSILALLVFLAWAMAMTAPGLPLGLQSSPHWAPVANAPLSLSPFRTLEGAVALLGPAAAFLLGALVAPDPNARDWVGRWVVALTILYALIALYGFFSNDGHSGGRLDVGISSANAAATLFGVLTLVGAGLIVRGARGRLGQADQRHGLPASWSWAEFLVRTPLSLAAVLLATTCLLLTASRGGLIATGVAFILFVIAFASQRLKQTYARSSALVAPLLALVILFVVLFVRGGERTVERFALASEDFEGREMLAKAHWQAFLERPLIGHGLNTYHEINALAATPENWSSLRIAGSAHNIYVQVLEETGLIGFALFALMLATPLSRAFTRIAGGGSGLEWAAIALATSALVLLHGLVDFGLQVPALAALFAFLVGAAVGRAQRRVGHSV, encoded by the coding sequence ATGGACGCGCTCATTCGCCGCCTGCAAGAGATCAATGTCGGCGCGCTTGGCGTGCTCGTCATCCTTTTCACCGCGCTTCTCGCCGAAGGCGCCAACAGCGCCGTGCGCGCCAGCCTCATGGCGGCTGTGCTCTTGGTAGCTTTGATGATTGGGGTCGCGGGCGCTCCGCGGCGCGATCTCGCCAGTGTGTTGAGCGCAAATAGGCTTTCGATACTTGCTCTGTTGGTCTTTTTGGCCTGGGCGATGGCAATGACCGCGCCGGGCCTTCCGCTCGGTTTGCAGAGCTCTCCGCACTGGGCCCCCGTCGCCAACGCGCCGCTTTCGTTGTCGCCCTTTCGCACGCTTGAAGGCGCCGTGGCATTGTTGGGGCCCGCCGCGGCTTTCCTGTTGGGCGCGTTGGTGGCGCCCGATCCCAACGCTCGCGACTGGGTAGGACGCTGGGTCGTCGCGCTCACAATCCTCTACGCCCTTATCGCCTTGTACGGATTCTTTTCGAATGATGGACATTCGGGAGGCCGACTTGATGTCGGCATAAGTTCGGCCAACGCGGCGGCGACGCTGTTTGGCGTGTTGACGCTGGTAGGCGCCGGACTGATCGTCCGCGGCGCACGCGGGCGCCTCGGCCAAGCAGATCAGCGCCATGGCCTGCCCGCCTCGTGGTCGTGGGCGGAATTTTTAGTGCGCACGCCGCTCTCACTGGCCGCTGTCTTGCTTGCAACCACTTGCCTGCTGCTGACAGCATCGCGCGGCGGACTGATCGCGACCGGAGTGGCCTTTATCCTCTTCGTCATTGCGTTTGCGAGCCAAAGGCTAAAGCAAACCTACGCGCGCAGCAGCGCGCTCGTCGCTCCGCTCCTCGCATTGGTGATCTTGTTCGTCGTGCTGTTCGTTCGCGGAGGTGAGCGTACGGTCGAACGCTTCGCGTTGGCCTCGGAGGATTTCGAGGGACGCGAGATGTTGGCCAAGGCGCATTGGCAGGCATTTCTAGAGCGTCCGCTTATCGGCCACGGGCTCAACACGTATCACGAAATCAACGCGCTCGCGGCCACGCCAGAGAATTGGTCTTCGCTACGGATCGCTGGGTCCGCGCATAATATTTATGTCCAGGTGTTAGAGGAAACCGGCCTAATCGGCTTTGCCCTTTTTGCGCTCATGTTAGCCACGCCATTGTCGCGCGCCTTCACACGTATCGCCGGCGGTGGTTCTGGCTTGGAATGGGCAGCCATCGCCTTGGCCACGTCGGCGCTGGTGCTCTTGCATGGTCTGGTCGACTTTGGCTTACAGGTGCCAGCCCTTGCAGCGTTGTTTGCTTTTCTGGTGGGCGCAGCTGTTGGTCGCGCGCAGCGGCGCGTCGGCCACTCCGTTTAA
- a CDS encoding polysaccharide biosynthesis/export family protein, which produces MGWLKDLRRSLIGLAMVALCAACGSSSGGVDPSTAISLQQPSLAEYRLGPSDRLRISVFGEPDLTGEFVVSAGGMVSYPLIGDHPATGKTVAEFSESLRTALTRYVLQPNISVEVMNYRPFFILGEVRTPGTYPYSAGLTVMSAVATAGGFGYRADTSRVFIKHPDESIERTYRLTSTTPVLPGDTVRIRQRRF; this is translated from the coding sequence ATGGGTTGGCTAAAGGATTTGCGCCGATCTTTGATCGGATTGGCGATGGTGGCGTTGTGCGCGGCGTGCGGATCGTCGAGCGGCGGCGTGGACCCGAGCACCGCTATTTCGCTTCAACAGCCGAGCCTCGCAGAGTATCGGTTGGGGCCAAGCGACCGGTTGCGCATCAGCGTCTTCGGCGAGCCCGATCTCACAGGCGAGTTTGTGGTCTCGGCTGGTGGGATGGTGTCATACCCACTGATCGGAGACCATCCAGCCACGGGCAAGACGGTCGCGGAATTCAGCGAAAGTCTACGCACGGCTCTCACCCGCTATGTGTTGCAGCCAAACATCAGCGTCGAGGTGATGAACTACAGGCCGTTCTTCATCCTGGGCGAAGTCCGAACGCCAGGGACCTATCCTTATTCCGCCGGGCTGACGGTCATGAGCGCTGTCGCCACGGCCGGGGGGTTTGGCTACCGAGCCGACACCTCGCGGGTGTTCATCAAGCATCCGGACGAGAGCATCGAGCGGACGTATAGGCTCACCAGCACCACGCCGGTCTTACCCGGCGACACCGTCCGTATTCGCCAGCGGCGTTTCTAG